The DNA window AGCAATCGATTGATTGATTGATCGAACTCTGAATTCGTATATAAATTCAAATTCtttcattcaattttgtttccttttgagtaaaaaaattataatatatacaGATGACAAAAAGTGGCAGATTGTGTTAGGTGGCGAGTCCGATGCAGCGGAGTGTGCGGCGGAGGGCTTGGGAGAGGAAGGGGACGACGCAGTGGGTGAAGAAGGAGAGGCAGGGGGAGAGCTTGAGGCAGAGGCGGCGGAGGAAGTTTGGGCCAGATGGGCCGGAGGTGGAGGACATGGGCTGGAGGTAGGCCCAGGCGGCCTGCTTAACGAGGCGGTTGCGAATGGAGATTTCGTAGCCGGAGTTGTTGGCGGAGGCAACGGTGGGGGAATTCACGGCGGCGGAGGAGGGGAGCAGGTCTCTGAGAGAAGTGTA is part of the Malus domestica chromosome 12, GDT2T_hap1 genome and encodes:
- the LOC103449515 gene encoding uncharacterized protein — its product is MDDSTVLSPHPATPLLSSGKLRGRNSICTSVVVPAKLSLLSATTTPTSSTKLQRLHNSSLPAQNGCVSGPEPLQLDLELLSLKSSKSYTSLRDLLPSSAAVNSPTVASANNSGYEISIRNRLVKQAAWAYLQPMSSTSGPSGPNFLRRLCLKLSPCLSFFTHCVVPFLSQALRRTLRCIGLAT